The following coding sequences are from one Triticum dicoccoides isolate Atlit2015 ecotype Zavitan chromosome 4A, WEW_v2.0, whole genome shotgun sequence window:
- the LOC119287229 gene encoding receptor-like protein EIX2 — MHPPAKLLLLLAFVGTLLLAASSHVPAACTPQVRDALLAFKRGITGEIGTAGLLASWRKDDVDCCQWRGVRCSNRTGHTHVVALNLRGQGLAGEISPSLLSLPHLEHLDLSNNSITGRIPGFLGSLANLRYLNLSHVVYVSSVEVPPHLGNLSKLHYLDLSAYEPYKVSSKDLSWLTRLRFLRYLNLDSVDLSTLADWPHVVNALPSLRSLHLSGCGLISANQSLPQLNLTTTLEELDLSYNNFYNPVASCWFWNLTRLKHLYLENNNGLYGQLPDALGGMVSLQELSLTQGNNMMSMDSADLKNLCNLRFLYLDTTFSYGIKAQRLPQCSSNRLQELHLMGNQLTGTLADWMGHRTSLVILHLSLNNITGPIPEFIGQFTNLKSLHLSGNHLTGHVPSEIGFLTNLTLLDLTDNHLDGLITEEHFHGLKSLEIIIVNDPMIAKEQLSSINQLEIVVGSEWVPPFRLQEACLASCQMGPLFPAWLKWQVDLTYLDISSTGINDTFPDWFSSAFSKATFLDISNNRISGTLPKNMGNMSLELLYFGSNNISGGIPQLPRNLSTLDIPRNSLSGPLPSNFGVPGLSRIHLSSNYFTGQIPVSVCGLNLYSLVLANNLLEGEIPQCFETSDMSILSLSNNSFSGKFPPFLESCTELSYLDLASNRFSGTLPMWIGNLWELQVLRLSNNMFYGHIPNNITSLKKLYHLNLAANRISGTIPHHLSNLTAMTTPFVLDPGTIIKFSPLSSIDMPVVIKRQELKYRGYGVLEISSIDFSCNYLNGKIPEEITSLEGLINLNLSWNQLNGGLPNKIGDMHTLESLDISNNNISGEIPSSVSNLTYLSILDLSYNHLAGRIPSGSQLDTLYMENPAMYSGNIGLCGPILHKNCSVNSNAPEHYHQQRSEELSESMLFTYFGLGSGFVAGLWVVFIALLFKKAWRIAYFRFFDKVHDKAYVFIVVTWGRLARTR; from the coding sequence ATGCATCCTCCTGCAAAGCTGctgctcctcctcgccttcgtcggCACCTTATTGCTCGCCGCCTCATCCCATGTGCCGGCCGCCTGCACACCGCAGGTGCGGGACGCGCTGCTGGCCTTCAAGCGAGGCATCACCGGCGAGATTGGCACCGCTGGCCTCCTCGCCTCATGGCGCAAAGACGACGTCGACTGCTGCCAGTGGAGAGGTGTCCGGTGCAGCAACCGGACTGGCCATACCCATGTCGTCGCGCTGAACCTTCGAGGCCAGGGACTGGCCGGTGAGATAAGTCCTTCTTTGCTTTCCCTGCCGCATCTGGAGCATCTTGATCTCAGCAACAACAGCATTACTGGCCGTATCCCCGGCTTTCTGGGTTCTTTGGCAAACTTGAGATATCTTAACCTATCCCATGTAGTATACGTTTCCTCGGTGGAAGTGCCTCCCCACCTTGGCAACCTCTCAAAGCTGCACTATCTTGACCTGTCAGCCTATGAGCCATATAAAGTTTCCTCCAAGGATCTCTCATGGTTAACACGTCTACGGTTTCTAAGGTATCTCAACCTAGATTCAGTAGACCTGAGCACGCTAGCTGACTGGCCTCATGTGGTGAACGCCCTTCCTTCTTTGAGGTCCCTTCATCTTTCTGGTTGTGGCCTAATTAGTGCGAACCAGTCGCTCCCACAATTAAACCTCACTACAACTCTTGAGGAGCTCGACCTTTCTTACAACAACTTTTACAACCCGGTTGCGTCTTGTTGGTTTTGGAACCTAACAAGACTCAAACATCTCTACCTCGAAAATAACAATGGACTATATGGTCAGCTTCCTGATGCATTGGGGGGTATGGTATCCTTGCAAGAATTATCCTTGACACAAGGTAACAACATGATGAGCATGGACTCGGCAGACTTGAAGAACCTATGCAACTTGAGGTTCCTATACCTTGACACTACTTTCTCATATGGAATCAAAGCGCAGAGGCTGCCACAATGTTCGTCAAACAGATTGCAGGAGTTACACCTGATGGGAAACCAATTGACAGGAACTCTAGCAGATTGGATGGGACACCGCACCAGCTTAGTCATTCTTCATCTTAGTTTGAACAACATTACTGGGCCTATACCGGAATTTATAGGGCAGTTTACAAATTTGAAGTCTCTACATCTCTCTGGCAACCACCTGACTGGACATGTGCCATCTGAAATTGGCTTTCTCACAAATTTGACTCTGTTGGATCTAACTGACAATCACTTGGATGGTTTGATTACAGAAGAACACTTTCATGGTCTAAAAAGCTTAGAGATCATAATCGTGAATGATCCGATGATTGCAAAAGAACAGTTATCTAGTATTAATCAATTGGAGATTGTGGTAGGTTCAGAATGGGTTCCTCCATTTAGACTGCAAGAAGCGTGTCTTGCATCTTGCCAGATGGGGCCTCTGTTTCCTGCATGGCTTAAGTGGCAAGTGGATCTTACTTACCTTGATATATCAAGCACAGGAATAAACGATACGTTTCCAGATTGGTTCTCTAGTGCCTTTTCAAAGGCCACATTCTTGGATATCTCCAATAACCGAATAAGTGGTACCTTGCCAAAAAATATGGGTAACATGTCACTGGAACTTCTATACTTTGGTTCAAACAATATATCTGGTGGAATACCTCAATTGCCCAGAAACCTAAGCACATTGGACATACCAAGAAACTCTTTATCAGGACCGCTGCCATCAAATTTTGGGGTTCCAGGCCTGTCTAGGATACATCTATCTTCCAATTATTTCACAGGTCAAATTCCAGTGTCTGTATGTGGATTGAACTTATACTCCTTGGTTTTGGCCAACAATCTTCTTGAAGGAGAAATTCCACAATGTTTTGAAACAAGTGACATGTCAATTCTGTCATTAAGTAACAATAGCTTCTCTGGCAAGTTTCCACCATTTCTAGAAAGCTGCACAGAGCTATCTTACTTAGATCTGGCAAGCAACAGATTCTCCGGAACATTGCCAATGTGGATTGGGAACTTGTGGGAACTACAGGTTCTACGTCTGAGCAACAACATGTTCTATGGGCATATTCCAAATAATATCACAAGCCTCAAAAAACTTTATCATTTGAATCTGGCGGCTAATAGGATATCAGGTACCATACCTCATCATCTATCAAATCTAACAGCTATGACAACACCATTCGTACTGGATCCTGGCACAATCATTAAATTTTCCCCACTTTCATCAATTGATATGCCAGTAGTCATCAAGAGGCAAGAACTTAAATACAGAGGTTATGGTGTTTTGGAGATATCGAGCATTGACTTCTCATGCAACTATTTAAATGGTAAAATTCCAGAGGAAATAACGTCTCTTGAAGGATTGATAAATTTGAACTTGTCTTGGAATCAATTGAATGGAGGATTACCTAACAAGATTGGGGACATGCACACATTGGAGTCGCTTGACATCTCGAACAATAATATTTCAGGAGAAATCCCGTCAAGTGTATCAAATCTAACGTACTTGAGCATTCTAGACCTCTCCTATAATCATCTAGCAGGAAGAATACCATCAGGAAGTCAACTTGACACTCTTTACATGGAGAACCCAGCCATGTACAGTGGCAACATTGGCCTTTGTGGGCCTATCCTTCATAAAAATTGCTCAGTCAACAGTAATGCACCGGAGCATtaccatcaacagagaagtgaagaaCTTTCAGAGTCGATGTTGTTCACTTACTTTGGACTTGGGTCAGGGTTTGTGGCTGGCCTTTGGGTTGTTTTCATTGCTCTGCTCTTCAAGAAAGCATGGAGGATTGCTTATTTCCGCTTCTTTGACAAGGTGCATGACAAAGCCTATGTGTTTATAGTTGTCACTTGGGGCAGGTTAGCTAGGACTAGGTAA